The Desulfomonile tiedjei genome contains a region encoding:
- a CDS encoding HEPN domain-containing protein, whose protein sequence is MKLLPEVEAYLAKAHHALEVAWKLQAGGDLPDAAGKAYYAMFYAAQALLRAYGIEVVKHSAVASMLGRHFAKTRRMDPKFHRMFLNARRVREAADYGLFGEVVESTAVLTLEEGQTFVSEIERLLKQTT, encoded by the coding sequence ATGAAGCTCCTCCCGGAGGTGGAGGCCTACCTGGCCAAGGCACACCATGCGTTGGAGGTAGCCTGGAAGCTCCAGGCCGGGGGAGACTTACCCGATGCCGCGGGTAAAGCGTATTATGCCATGTTTTATGCAGCCCAAGCTCTTCTTAGGGCCTATGGCATTGAGGTGGTGAAGCACTCTGCGGTGGCCTCCATGTTGGGCCGCCACTTCGCCAAGACCAGGCGAATGGACCCCAAATTTCACCGGATGTTCCTCAACGCCCGGCGAGTCCGTGAGGCCGCAGATTACGGCCTCTTTGGGGAAGTTGTTGAATCCACCGCCGTTTTAACCCTGGAGGAAGGCCAGACCTTTGTCTCGGAGATCGAGCGGTTGCTTAAACAAACCACTTAA
- a CDS encoding type II toxin-antitoxin system MqsR family toxin, with protein sequence MTEKRQPTYDLKAFKAAFSSVEKLAVTGTALRSAAALGFGRTEIVETIQTMQREHFYKSMTAYADYRLWQDVYHVPSAVGVLYIKFTADVLTKFLLLSFKEKDDDH encoded by the coding sequence ATGACCGAGAAGCGCCAACCTACCTACGACCTGAAGGCATTTAAGGCTGCGTTTAGCAGCGTGGAGAAGTTGGCGGTTACCGGCACCGCGCTAAGAAGCGCCGCTGCTCTGGGATTTGGGCGCACAGAGATCGTTGAAACGATCCAGACCATGCAACGAGAGCATTTTTATAAGTCCATGACGGCCTATGCCGACTACCGGCTTTGGCAGGATGTATATCACGTTCCCTCGGCGGTTGGAGTCCTTTATATCAAGTTTACCGCCGATGTTTTAACCAAGTTTTTGTTGCTCTCGTTCAAGGAGAAAGACGATGACCACTAA
- a CDS encoding AAA family ATPase, whose amino-acid sequence MIQDYLKAGYPALLVRTHEPERFINAALHEANGRTPFQWDVVRGFRELGNGAEWEEADPFDLPNVAARGKEKAVWFLRNYHFWLNEPPVIQALQNNLPMCKTKGITLVIVSAEARLPLELEREVVVLDFPLPTRDELNTILGGLVESTGIEPEDEGAVLDAAQGLTWEEAENALALALVRQKKIDPHTICTLKAQMVEKSAALQFSQFTETFASLGGLENLKEWTLNRFQNRKPGLPFRGILLLGVPGTGKSHFAKALGNEVGWPVLSLDMGRVFGSLVGESEAKMREALKVVDAMAPCVLFIDEIEKGLAGVGGSATDGGTTQRVGGTFLTWLNDHASEVFVIATCNDYAKLPPEYTRMGRWDAIFFVDNPGPGEQAQILNIYLKQFQVVPTDIEYPDLKDYSGAEIRQVAIEAAYNGFHLEGAASFVIPISKSQKAQMDALREWAKFRTIPASRAVPEEARGPRRVEL is encoded by the coding sequence ATGATTCAAGACTATCTGAAGGCCGGGTACCCGGCCTTGCTGGTGCGAACGCACGAGCCGGAAAGGTTCATCAATGCTGCTCTCCATGAGGCCAATGGCCGCACCCCCTTTCAATGGGACGTGGTTAGAGGCTTCCGGGAGTTGGGCAATGGGGCCGAGTGGGAAGAGGCCGACCCTTTTGATCTCCCCAATGTCGCGGCCCGGGGCAAAGAGAAAGCGGTTTGGTTCTTGAGGAACTATCACTTCTGGCTGAACGAGCCGCCGGTGATCCAAGCCCTCCAGAACAACCTGCCGATGTGCAAGACCAAGGGTATCACCCTGGTTATTGTCTCCGCGGAGGCCAGGCTCCCCCTGGAACTGGAGCGGGAGGTGGTGGTGCTGGACTTTCCTCTGCCTACCCGGGATGAGTTGAATACCATCCTGGGAGGCTTGGTTGAGAGCACCGGGATCGAGCCAGAAGATGAAGGGGCAGTCCTGGACGCGGCCCAAGGGCTCACCTGGGAGGAAGCCGAAAACGCCCTGGCCCTGGCCCTGGTGCGGCAGAAGAAAATCGACCCCCATACCATCTGTACCCTGAAGGCCCAGATGGTGGAAAAATCCGCGGCCTTGCAGTTCTCACAGTTCACCGAGACCTTTGCCTCCCTGGGCGGCCTGGAGAACCTGAAGGAGTGGACCTTGAACCGGTTCCAGAACCGGAAGCCCGGGCTGCCTTTCCGGGGCATTTTGCTCTTGGGTGTGCCCGGCACCGGCAAGAGCCACTTCGCCAAGGCTCTGGGGAATGAGGTGGGCTGGCCGGTGTTATCGCTCGACATGGGCCGGGTCTTCGGGTCTTTGGTGGGGGAAAGCGAAGCCAAGATGCGGGAGGCGCTCAAAGTGGTGGATGCCATGGCGCCTTGTGTGCTCTTCATCGACGAAATCGAAAAAGGTCTGGCCGGGGTAGGCGGCTCTGCCACGGATGGCGGCACCACGCAACGGGTAGGCGGCACTTTCTTAACCTGGTTGAATGATCACGCCAGCGAGGTCTTCGTCATCGCCACTTGCAACGACTATGCGAAACTTCCCCCGGAGTACACCCGGATGGGCCGGTGGGACGCTATCTTTTTCGTGGACAATCCGGGGCCCGGGGAACAGGCGCAAATACTTAACATCTATCTAAAGCAATTTCAGGTTGTCCCCACAGATATTGAATACCCCGATCTGAAGGATTACAGCGGCGCAGAGATCCGGCAGGTGGCCATTGAAGCAGCATATAACGGTTTCCATCTGGAGGGAGCGGCTAGTTTCGTGATTCCTATTTCGAAGTCCCAGAAAGCCCAGATGGACGCGCTCCGGGAATGGGCGAAATTTCGGACTATTCCAGCCAGCAGGGCAGTCCCGGAAGAGGCCCGGGGGCCAAGGAGGGTGGAGCTATGA
- a CDS encoding nucleotidyltransferase domain-containing protein translates to MTPSTDLFLWEAALLEKYRQREVLRQQILADAIEALKKYFRGKRVSKVYLTGSVLQEGKYYPFSDLDIAVEGLEEDYFETLVQLEDLLDRNVDLIELESCRFKQEIQERSLKIL, encoded by the coding sequence ATGACTCCATCTACAGACCTATTTCTCTGGGAAGCCGCCCTGCTGGAAAAATACCGGCAAAGGGAAGTTCTGCGGCAACAGATACTTGCCGACGCCATCGAGGCCTTAAAAAAGTATTTCCGCGGGAAGCGGGTCAGTAAAGTTTATTTGACCGGCTCCGTCCTCCAGGAGGGGAAATACTATCCCTTCTCGGATCTTGATATCGCCGTGGAGGGGCTGGAGGAAGACTACTTTGAGACCCTTGTCCAGTTAGAAGACCTCCTTGACAGAAACGTTGATCTCATCGAATTGGAATCGTGCCGGTTTAAGCAGGAAATCCAGGAAAGGAGCTTGAAAATCCTATGA
- a CDS encoding type II toxin-antitoxin system MqsA family antitoxin produces MTTNPVCPKTGAPMQRGVRPMTLTYKEESITFGMPGWYCDECEESIHTGKDMRVSDRILNRLKARSEGLLGPEEIRRIRKKLRLSQEGAGLLIGGGPRAFQKYESGDMLPSRAVSSALVLLDHDPATLVVLKRRHDAHQASVPSQAEPHP; encoded by the coding sequence ATGACCACTAATCCCGTTTGTCCGAAAACGGGTGCGCCGATGCAGCGTGGCGTGCGCCCCATGACGTTAACCTATAAGGAAGAGTCGATCACTTTCGGAATGCCCGGCTGGTATTGCGACGAGTGCGAGGAGAGCATTCACACCGGCAAGGATATGAGGGTATCCGACCGGATATTGAATCGGCTTAAGGCCCGTAGCGAGGGTCTGCTCGGGCCGGAGGAAATTCGGCGCATCCGTAAGAAACTTCGTCTTTCCCAGGAGGGTGCCGGGTTGCTGATCGGCGGTGGCCCCCGTGCCTTCCAGAAATATGAAAGCGGGGATATGTTGCCAAGCCGGGCGGTCAGCAGCGCCTTAGTTTTACTCGATCATGACCCCGCTACATTAGTGGTTCTAAAGAGGCGGCACGATGCGCACCAGGCCTCTGTCCCGTCGCAGGCCGAGCCTCACCCTTGA
- a CDS encoding nucleotidyltransferase: MSEASDLAPLLAALRDLLAWLKARKVAVVLIGGVAASLLGRPRLTRDVDVVVLLDERHWAEFLDLGARYGFVPRRADVLAFAQETRVLLVRHEESGIDADIVFGSLPFEKEAVARAFWVEIGGILIPLPTPEDLIIMKAVAHRARDLEDIEAILAAHSKLNLRRVKRWVREFSAALEMPEILNDLEILLSQRRKRRKGRSTINNFDPINGNS, translated from the coding sequence ATGTCTGAAGCGTCGGACCTGGCGCCCTTGCTGGCAGCTTTGCGCGATCTGCTGGCCTGGCTCAAGGCCCGAAAAGTTGCGGTGGTGCTGATTGGTGGTGTAGCCGCGTCGCTTTTGGGTCGCCCCAGGCTGACCCGGGACGTGGACGTGGTGGTGCTTTTAGATGAAAGACACTGGGCCGAATTTCTGGACTTGGGAGCCCGGTATGGGTTTGTCCCCCGTCGGGCCGATGTTTTGGCCTTCGCCCAGGAGACCCGGGTCCTTTTGGTGCGTCACGAGGAAAGCGGAATTGATGCCGATATTGTCTTTGGATCCCTGCCGTTCGAAAAAGAGGCCGTGGCCCGGGCGTTCTGGGTGGAGATAGGTGGTATCCTAATCCCTCTGCCGACTCCGGAGGACTTGATTATTATGAAGGCGGTGGCGCACCGCGCCCGGGACCTGGAAGATATCGAGGCAATTTTGGCAGCCCACTCTAAGCTGAACCTGCGGCGGGTAAAGCGCTGGGTGCGAGAATTCTCTGCGGCCCTGGAGATGCCGGAGATTCTCAATGATCTGGAAATATTGCTTTCTCAGCGCCGCAAGCGGAGGAAAGGGAGGTCGACAATTAATAACTTCGACCCTATAAATGGGAATTCGTGA
- a CDS encoding DUF1257 domain-containing protein translates to MSHYSEVQIEINDGAALVAALNRLGFKGKVEIHQEAQPLYGYQGDARAQKAHIIIRQQHVGRAANDLGFERQVDGKYRVWISEYDQNYNKYDDAWMGKLKQAYGVEKARAEAKKKGYRVSEKKLNDGRIRLVLRR, encoded by the coding sequence ATGAGCCATTACAGTGAGGTGCAAATAGAGATCAATGACGGGGCGGCCCTGGTGGCCGCCCTGAATCGTTTGGGTTTCAAGGGCAAAGTAGAGATCCACCAGGAAGCCCAACCTCTTTATGGCTACCAGGGAGATGCGCGGGCGCAAAAAGCCCACATCATCATCCGGCAGCAGCACGTGGGCCGGGCGGCCAACGACCTGGGGTTCGAGCGGCAGGTGGACGGCAAGTACCGGGTCTGGATCTCGGAGTATGACCAAAACTATAACAAATATGACGACGCCTGGATGGGGAAACTAAAGCAGGCCTACGGGGTGGAGAAGGCCCGGGCCGAGGCCAAGAAGAAGGGGTACCGGGTCAGCGAAAAGAAACTGAATGACGGCCGCATCCGGCTGGTTCTCAGGAGGTGA
- a CDS encoding nucleotidyltransferase domain-containing protein codes for MEKGSNMLFDPDIVHLLKLRLAEVAGDRLQTVIVYGSRVWGKADPESDLDVAAIVLDCTPELEESLQEAAYQVMWDHDFTPLISLKVFDAGSFAAYREKGFSFYRKVAEEGIAL; via the coding sequence ATGGAAAAAGGCTCAAACATGTTGTTCGATCCGGATATTGTCCATTTATTAAAGCTTCGACTGGCAGAAGTGGCGGGAGACCGGCTTCAGACCGTGATCGTTTATGGCTCCCGCGTTTGGGGGAAGGCCGACCCCGAGTCGGACCTGGACGTGGCGGCTATTGTCCTGGACTGCACCCCGGAGTTGGAGGAGTCCCTCCAGGAGGCTGCCTATCAGGTCATGTGGGATCACGATTTTACCCCGCTTATTTCCCTTAAGGTCTTTGATGCTGGCAGCTTCGCAGCTTATAGGGAGAAGGGCTTCTCATTTTACCGGAAAGTGGCCGAAGAAGGGATTGCCCTATGA
- a CDS encoding helix-turn-helix transcriptional regulator, which yields MMDPISIPVLVRRLRTRLGLTQEQFAHKVGVTFSTVNQWENDRRRPQPFLLKRLLEMESALGKGPAGRLTREEARAFKKRWEAVNAAESQELAATEVAHKFRQLAALLTSAEKLGWTETRAGEESQGRDQWARLRRGNHV from the coding sequence ATGATGGATCCTATCAGTATTCCGGTATTAGTCAGACGCTTGCGGACGCGGCTGGGGCTGACTCAGGAACAGTTCGCCCACAAGGTGGGGGTTACCTTTAGCACCGTAAATCAATGGGAAAATGACCGCCGCCGGCCTCAACCCTTTCTCCTGAAGCGGCTCCTGGAAATGGAGTCTGCTCTGGGCAAGGGCCCGGCTGGCCGCCTGACCAGGGAAGAGGCCCGGGCTTTTAAGAAAAGATGGGAGGCCGTCAATGCCGCAGAAAGTCAAGAGTTGGCCGCCACGGAAGTGGCCCACAAATTTCGCCAGTTAGCTGCGCTTTTGACTTCAGCGGAGAAGCTCGGCTGGACCGAGACCCGAGCCGGAGAAGAGTCCCAGGGCAGGGACCAGTGGGCTCGGCTAAGGAGGGGCAATCATGTCTGA
- a CDS encoding HEPN domain-containing protein has product MAAPEEASYRLRLVLGFLEEARQDFDLGRWRACVDNSQLAVENAAKAVLTLLGPVGRTHNPALLLREALAAGEFPGEISAQVTLLAECAELLGPDIHVQSDYGDEAGGRTPWELFDQVSASQALDFAEEAAELARQLFARI; this is encoded by the coding sequence ATGGCTGCTCCTGAGGAGGCATCATACCGCTTGCGCTTGGTTCTGGGATTTCTGGAAGAAGCACGCCAAGACTTTGACCTGGGGCGGTGGCGTGCTTGCGTGGATAATAGCCAATTAGCTGTGGAAAACGCTGCCAAAGCGGTTTTGACTCTGCTGGGTCCGGTGGGGCGGACTCACAATCCTGCCCTGCTCTTGCGGGAAGCATTGGCAGCAGGGGAATTCCCTGGGGAAATTTCAGCTCAAGTGACACTCTTGGCAGAATGTGCCGAACTTTTAGGGCCAGACATCCATGTGCAAAGCGATTATGGTGATGAGGCGGGCGGGCGTACCCCCTGGGAATTGTTTGACCAGGTCTCAGCCAGCCAAGCCCTGGACTTTGCTGAGGAGGCAGCTGAATTGGCTAGGCAACTTTTTGCAAGGATATAG
- a CDS encoding nucleotidyltransferase domain-containing protein, which translates to MIIDKEIPTMEGQKGILSQIVAALKEGLGERLVSLVLYGSRARDEARRGSDWDLFIIATDLPPHNWERHILLKRFLPAAYRGAVSILAKTPPEFEANISSLYLDIAQDGRILFDPQGYAAKRLAALRRLMEEMGLYRKKSPGGEVWKWRQKPQQPWVLKWREN; encoded by the coding sequence TTGATAATTGATAAGGAAATACCTACCATGGAAGGCCAAAAAGGTATCCTGTCTCAAATAGTGGCGGCCCTCAAGGAAGGACTGGGAGAACGCCTGGTGTCCTTGGTCCTTTATGGGTCTCGGGCCAGAGACGAGGCTCGCCGGGGCAGTGATTGGGATCTGTTCATTATCGCCACTGATTTGCCCCCCCATAACTGGGAGAGACATATTCTCTTAAAGCGTTTCCTTCCTGCGGCTTATCGCGGCGCTGTTTCAATATTAGCTAAAACTCCGCCAGAATTTGAAGCCAATATCTCTTCCCTTTATTTGGACATCGCCCAGGATGGACGGATTCTTTTTGACCCGCAAGGTTATGCTGCCAAACGGCTGGCGGCCCTGCGGCGCCTGATGGAGGAGATGGGTCTCTACCGCAAGAAATCTCCGGGTGGGGAGGTATGGAAATGGCGGCAAAAACCTCAGCAACCCTGGGTCCTTAAATGGCGGGAGAATTGA
- a CDS encoding DUF2997 domain-containing protein, protein MSAEIILEFWEDGQVDLEGKGFKGQACFKEMQFLKDALGAETSSTRKQEFYQTEVKRDGKVKAR, encoded by the coding sequence ATGAGCGCAGAGATCATTCTGGAATTTTGGGAAGACGGCCAGGTCGACCTGGAGGGCAAGGGTTTTAAAGGCCAGGCGTGCTTCAAGGAGATGCAGTTCTTAAAAGACGCCCTGGGGGCGGAAACTTCTTCCACCAGGAAGCAGGAATTCTATCAAACGGAGGTCAAAAGAGATGGCAAGGTCAAAGCAAGATAA